CTGCTGTGTTAGATAACTGTTAAATTTCAGGTTCACCCTCAGAGAGGTCAAATTGAATTCAAAGTTCATTCGTTCACTTGAAAATGTCACAACACTTTTCGCAAAAACATGTGATACACATGAACCAGTATTCACCTCCCTTTTTTCCCAGCTGTGTTACCCACGCGTTGCCTTAAACTTTCAGGTCCGTGCACATTTGAGAGTAGCCAGTGTCAGTGGACTGACACCAGCGATGGACAGAGCAggtggcagagacagaaagccaGTAACAACACCGAGCCGCCCACTGATCACACTACACACACAGGTGACTTTAATGGCTTTTCACTGATGGAGTGGTTTATTGATTTTATGGACTCCCAGAATTCAAGAGACGGCATGACCCCAAAATCATCCCAACTACACTCTTCTCTCAGCAGTTGAATCAGCATGTTTAAGAGTTGTTGATTTagcttgttttcctttgttctcAGGCTACTACATGAGGGTGAACTTCAGTCAGGGGTCCACACAAAGTGAGGCCCGACTCCAGAGTCCCCCTCTGTCCCCTTCATCCCCTTACTGCCAGATTCTGTAAGTGATAACCATGACGCTGATGCCCACACTTCTCCCATTATCGTCCTGAATCTCTGTCAAATATCTGTTTTGATACAGAGTTGAATATTTAAGATATGAATTGCTCAATGCTCCGTGCCGCCTCCGTCTTTGTACCATGCAACTCTCTTCCCAATCCAACACTCTccccttcttccttccttctgtccTCAATGCAGGTTTCACTTCCACATCAGTGCAGAGAGTGCTGGGTCACTCAGAGTGCTTATGCAGCAAGCTGAGGGGAGTGAAGCAATCCTGTGGTCACGCAGTCACAACACTGTCTCCCATTGGACCCCAGAGCATCTGCCTATAGGCCTGCACCATCAGCCTTATAAGGTGTATGCTCGAGCAGTtgaacaaatacattttaatccTACTGGAAGGGACCTACAGTACACTGACTGACTAAATGAGTATAGAAACATTATGACAGAAGCTTCCATAGAGAGCAAGAGGGTTCACTGTGTGGTTCTGTTATATAACAATGACGTGGTTTTCACAGCACCAGAACTGGGTTGCACCAGCTGTGCCTAAGTTCAGACGTAACCTAGTTTGCATTTCATGCCTAACTTTGGACAGACTTTACATACTACTAACAGGTTAAAGGTTGCACCAGCTGAAATAGTTCCAGCATAGGCATAAGTTACAAGGAGAGCAAGTTCTCTTTTGCAGTCACTCCCTGataacaacacataaaacatacaTCTAAAAATGACTGTACATACTAAACAATTAAAACTAAATTACAATACATATAAAGCAGCAAAGGTACATGAAAGACACATCAAAATTCACAATAGGCCAAGGACAACATGAGAGATAACATCAATTAAAAAagcacatacattcacacaccaCCCTGTCTATCAAAAGAGATTTAAACTGATCAGTGCTGACATGGTGATCCAGGACAAAACGGTCTTGGGACCGAGTGTAGTGCAAACTTGATTTATGCTTCAGAAGACATGAGAGATACTCAGGCCGTTTGCCAAGAAGTGCTTTATAGATAAACAGAAtgcagtgctgctctctgagtCAGAAAAGTGACTGGACAACTTGCTTTCTGCAGTTTTGACTAATACAAGTCTGTGCAGCACAAAACAGTTCAAGGGCACTGCAAACTTCACCAAACgctgaacattataaccttcatcAAGGTAGAGTTTAGACACGAATCCTTCAAAAGCATCAATGCAATCATTTCTGTTCTTAGGTTTGGTTCAGTGGTTTGAGTAAAGGGACTCAGATGGACGCCGCTGCTGCAGATGACGTTGTTGCTGTGGATGATATCTCTTTTCTGAACTGTGAAAATTCCTATCAACCACCAGGTAAATATGTTTTCATCAATGTGACGTGTGAATATTGTCTGCTTTCTTAAAACCTCCAGCAGAGAGTGTTTGGGAGGAGACTTGGCTAATTATGAAattgtttttccctcctcagctctgtctgcctgtgactGCTCTTTTGAagagcctctgtgtgtttgggtgcaAGGGGCTGAAGATGAGTTGGactggctcagcaggtctggtCCCACTGAAACCCCCAACACCGGACCTGCAGGAGACCACACCACCAGCAAAGGTCACTTTCATTCTAGACTATCCTGTAATGAAAGTATAATGTTGTGGACTTATGAATGACATTTAATACTGAAagtatgtgagtgtatgtgttgAGAATTTTCCTTAAAAGCAAGCTTTTTGTAACTTGAACAGCTGTGGCCACACAAGTGACCACAAATGACCATTACTGGAAAATTACTGTCACAATAGCACAAGTAGAGAAGAGccataaagacagaaaactgacTCAGTCAAAatgtcataccagaccaagtaaggccTTGGCAGTGACACTCCTGAGGACGCTGAGCTGAACATTTAATTTCTTATGGATTGACCTTCTTCTGTCTACACTTTAAAGTTACACAGTCTCACTGTAAATTGATAATGTGAAGTTATTACAAACATCAGCCACACTttgacaataaaacataattacTTAACAATCAGTAACAGCCTGGGGGCAGGGGCACCCCAGGGGGTCACAAGGTTAATCAAAGGAGCCCTTACGAGggtcagaaacacaaaattatcTCTACAATTATCTTCAAAATGTtactttccctcttttctttttctgtgaaacactgcagcctcacCTCTTCAGGCCTCTAAAAAGTGTACAAATGAAAATCCCTCTTTGCCTGAACTCCTCACAGCTCATTGACAGAAGCAGTCTGTGGCAAAGAGTTACAAGAGCTCATTTCTTTGTGTTAAGGGGTGAAACTCCAGAAAGGTTTAAAActactgtttttgttgtttcacagGGAATTACCTTTACATCAAGAGCTCCCCGCCAAGCCTAAAGGGAAATATGGCCCAGTTGAAGTCCCcactgctgccatctgctggtgaaAAGGGATACTGCTTCACATTTTGGCACCACATGTTTGGAGCCACTGTGGGCTCTTTGAGGATGATTCTGCAAACAGCTGATCCCTTGACGAAAACACTGGTAAAACATGCATGAAACAGAtcaatttattgtttgtttcacTCAGCAGAGAACGGAGGTTAGAGAAGGACACATTTTTTCATGAATAATTGGGTTTGACTCTGGATACATTACTTCCCTTTACTACAGTGTTAGAAAAACGGCTTTGAGGTTGATTGAGAAATATTTCTGATGGTTCCCACTGGGTTTTCTCTCTGTTATTATACTTTTCGCATAGTTGTGAAATGCCGATTGCAAAATAACATCAATGCATTGTAGACCAAGTGCAAGCTGCACAGTTTCAGCGCATACCACTGTGTTGCAAAAACATCCTCACATCCTCATTGTGACAAGTGAATCAGCCTCCTGTCTTTCCTGTAGGTGTGGCAAAAATCGGGAAATCAAGGGGATGAGTGGCAGCTGGTGCAGATCCATGTGACCTCGCAGAAAGTCCACCAAGTGATTCTGGAGGCTACagtgggaggagaggcaggagacATAGCCATCGATGACATCTCCCTCACCAGTGGACCATGTCCTGCCTCTGGTAATAAGACTGAAACtggagaaaatcagaaaaaagtgtgtgtttaacttGTCAGCTCAGTTGACTGGACGGTAGTTTTAGAGTTTGTTGACTGTGTTGCAGTGATTCAGTATGTAGTCATTTTGCAAGTAAAAGACTGaccagaaggagagagagtcaTGGCACATTTTCAACAACTACTGTCTCTCACCAGTGAATCACATCCTCTCAACCACATCTTCCTCCTTTAGAGTAAATCTCAGGTGGTATGGATGTCTTAATACATGTAGGCCCACATTTAAACCTACAACCTGTTCAGGTTTGACCTCACTGTGGAATTTAAATAATGTccttcattgtgtttttcttattgttaacAATCCCACAAAGAGTCCAAAACCACTAGTGAATTGATCACAGTGACACAAGTGTTGTTGGTGAAGGCAAAGCCGATGCACGTTAATCCTCTGTGCTATAGATCGTCGTTGTTGtccaaaacaaatcaataataCACACTGTTGAACTGGGAGACATATTCCCTCATTATGAAGaacactgctgctgtaaatactcccCAGTGCAccaaatctgcagctgaaaatagtcctgaataaatgcacaatttcctcctgtttgagtaacgtttgctTTCTTAGATTTACGCCTTCAGTGAGAACAAATGCGCTCGGTGATGAGAGTCAGACAGGCTGAGGAAGACCTGTTGGTTTTGGctttttcatgggatttgttggtaattagaaaaatgaagaataatcaattaaaagaaaataacaaaaacgcATAGAGGATTCAGGCTGCTTTAGCAACATTGAGTGCTAAACTTTGAGTTACCATTTTCATTCTTTGCTAAATGTAGACATacttttttaatgatttcaaCACATTGTGTTGCAGACTTGTGTGACTTTGAGGAGGGCAGCTGTAACTGGGAGCAGCAGACCACCGACGACTTCGACTGGGTCAGACAGTCGGGCTCCACCCTCAACCCCAACACCGGGCCAGACAGCGACCACACCACCAACACAGCCACGGGTCATTACTActgcctgtcctcctctgctgctgaccGCACCGGCCAGACCGCTCGGATGTCTTCACCGCTGTACCCTGCAGGTGAGGCAGAGATCTACAAGCTGTGTATTATGCTGCCATAGATTGACTCTGATATGCTTCTACTGCACTCTTGTCTGCAAGagtatgtaagtataatcaggaaaatgtacatAAAGTATTTAAGGTAAAAGtaccaaagacagaaaaatgacttaaacaatacatttttgtaaatatatatcAAGTTGCTGCCGTGTTGCAGGATATTCCCTCTGATACATCAGTCATGGAGTCACATTTGATGTACTTTTCCTTGCTGTTCAGGCAAAGGAGCTTGCATGCAGCTGTGGTACCACATGTATGGCAAAGACGTGGGGATGCTGAACGTTTACCAGCAGAGTGAAGACGGGAAGGAAACTCTGATTTTCTCTCAGATGGGAGATCAGGGCCGGCTGTGGAGGTTCGCTCAGGCTTCACTTGTGCCCCGGGTTCAGCCTTACAGGGTGAGTCGTGAGGGTCCTCCCCAGCAGCCAGAGTCGCTCTGGAGGTCAATCAGAATGTCATTTACATAGAAAGATAAGACTAGAATGAGACTACACACTTTGTGTTTCAGGTCGTGGTGGAGGGTGTGAAGTCTGGCCCCACCCAGGAAGGAGACATGGCTTTTGATGATGTTCATCTGGCTGACGCTCAGTGTCCTCCTCCTGGACACTGTGACTTTGAGAGCAACATGTGTAGTTGGAGCAACCTAGGAGGAGAAGTGGACCAGGAGGACTGGCTCCGCGGTAGAGGAGCCTCACCAAACCCCAACACCGGACCCAGTGTGGACCACACCACCAACTCAGCACACGGTAATCATACAGATGTGTAAGTCTGTGATTCCTGCTTTGAGCAGGATGGACGTCAGTGGgatcaaatgtaatttatggaAATCTGCAGGAACTAAAAGTAACAAAGAGTTTCCCAGCAGCTGTATTACAGTGTAGATGTGTATTATTCACCAAAATACAGTTCTGTTCGGGGATGCGTACCCACCTGCCTGTCTCTACCTATGTACCTGCCTACCTGTGCACTCACTGTGCATGACTGGAGTCTCCCCCAAGGCTAAGCAGATACATTGCTAAAGCTGTAGTGAGCTAGTCGTATAAGTGTAgcagagaaagtgcagccaaaatTTCTctctgctaacatgctagcttgcCAGCTGTGAGTACTaacagccatgtttgtttttttcattaagaTAATGTGAGGTGTTTTCCTACATTTGACATGAGGTAGTTGAGGTATtcagttttcagtatttttgcttttaagaacattttcctgattatacttaaATACTTTTGTTCAAGTGCAGGGCTTTTACTTGTACCAGAGTGTTTTCACATGTggtatgagtacttttacttaattaaagtatctgagtacttcctccaccactgcagctgtgacagatCTCAGCTCATCAGGCAGTTTGATCCAGACCAAGGCATCAAAAATAACCCTCACCAGATCTGAATCTTATGTTGGGTGCAGTTAaaaccaccagcaccaccaacTCTGACCAAGTTTGTACATCGTAGGTTAGAAAAGTACAAGACACCAGCTGCACACATCTGTTTGAAGTGAGGTTGAGTATATCAAGTCATGACCTGAATATGAAAGTTCTTTCTCTCATTATTCATGCGTGATCTTGCCATGTTTCCACCAGGTTACTATCTGTATGTGGACAGCTCCGTGGGTGAGTCAGGAGACTCGTCCTTCCTGATCAGTGATGTGTTCCAGCCGTCCACTAGAGGTCACTGTCTGACATTCTGGTACCACATGTACGGCAGCCACGTCGGGGCTCTCAGAGTTTATGTGAACGACAGGTAACTAACCACTAATGTCTGAACAGGAACAGCAATATTAAATATGAACCGCGCTCTGATAACACTGTCTCATAGAAAAATGCATTCTGGTGGCAACGAGGAGGGGACTCTGAAGTGGGTTGAGACGGGAAACAAGGGAGACAAGTGGCAGGAGGCCACTGTGCCCGTTCAGCATAACGAATCCTTCTGGGTAATAATGAGCTTATGAAAGATTTCATTAGAACAAGCTTTTCACACCCTGGACCTTTCTGGTACAATATGAGAAAATACAAATTCAGACAACAGCCACATAAAGTTAATTTAGAGCACGTGTCATTCACATAAAAGGCAACATGTTAGAGTGTATAAATACCTTTTATTAACACATTAACCAGGAACAGCTGTGGTTACTGAATCTGaactctctttttttgtcacagtttgtgtttgtgtatcagaGGGGGGTGAATACAGGTGGCGACGTTGCTCTTGATGATATCACCATCCTCCCCGGCAGCTGCTACTCAGAGCCCCCCATTAACCCCCCTGGTGATCATAACGGTAACCTGAAGCCTCCTTCAGCCGAGCCGACAGTTATTCTTTTGTgtagtgataacttccatttgGTCCAAATATTCGTTCTTTTTAAGCTTCAGTGTAAGTAAGATGTGTTTGCACTATGAGAGGCATGTTGCAAATGAGTTGACGTCACATGGTGTGCTCTCGTcatgtttctttgtctctgtagACATGATGTCTGTAGGTCTGGCAGTTGCCCTGACTCTGCTGGCTGGAgtcatcatctccatcttcctctttctgctgaACAGGAGGCGTAGTACAATGTACACATTTGTTTAAATACCAAAAATAATTGAGATAATGTACATAAGAACACTGACTAAAGCTGATTGAGgttgtctgcctgtgtgtctcagGACTCCGCAGACAACTTTAAACGACGGCGCAGTTGACCAGAACTCTGGGCTTGACCTCTTCGACAGAGTAGCTGTAAGTAACCAGGATTTCTTGTCTTGTCCAACCTTCACACCGTACAGGTGACGAGAATATTTGTTTCCTCCCAGGGCACCTCATGTGGAACTGAGTCTCACTTTTCCTTCTTCAATGGTCTGTATGATCCGTCGCAGCATGACACTGACACTGCCGTGGCCTCAACTGAAGCGTAGTCCGGATTAATAACCACAGCCAAATTCTAAATCATGCCTGTGTTCTTGGATGCATTTGATTTCCGTTTAGACGGTTATTtagatgatgaaatgatgacgACTCTGCAGTAACTTGTTTTATGTTGTTAGTGATGTGTAAAAAGCAGAACCAGATCTCCATTTGCTGATTGTAGTCTCCATTTTAGATGCCAGATTCTGagtaaattattattattttttttccagttttcagtgtttgttttaagaaACTGTTCATTGTAAAGATggcagtttttttctgttgtatgTTTTGACAGAGTTAAGATTGAAAGTGCTTTGTCATGCATAATATACATTTATGCCAGGCCAGGATGTAtaaaacttttttaaaatgtctttaagaACACCATTTTAAATGTTAACTGTTGAGACCCTATAAAATGATTCAAGGACTTTTAcatgtaatggagtatttttacattgtggtattgttACACTTGCTTAAGGAAAGGATTGGAGTACTTCTTGTACCAGTGGAAGGCACGTTAACACAGGAACGACACTGAACACGTGAAGCCATCTTAACGACAGCGACTAGTCTCAGAGCAGACTTTTggcctctcatccaaaaggcttgttcagttctgactgactggtgggCAGTCCCAGACAtttgtcctcttgcaggatcacaGCTCCGCCCAGCATCATGCGAGTCGTTggggtcacatgagtcatggtgttcATGGCCCAGTAGGTGTTGATGGGTGAGAGTGGGTGGGTTGTTGACCCACCTGCCCATCATGTGTGTCAATAGGGTCGTGTAAGTCCTGGTGTGAATGGCTGTTAAGCTGCTTGGGGAGAGATCTTAGGATTGCATTGTAAGTGGCTAAGTAAAAACActtcattacaagtaaaagtaacTATCAAACATAAAAGTACTCAGTGGCCCCCTGCAACTGTTATACTACTGCAGGATTAGATTATTATAACTCGTGCATTCTTGTGTaagcagtgttttactgttgtagttggcTGAGGTGGAGCTACTGTTAAAAAAATTTTTATGACACTAATTATTAACATTCTGGATTAGTCTGCTGAATTTTTTTGATTGATAATTTgagtgtttggtttgtaaaactGCAGAAAGTGTTAAGAAATGCCCATCACTGTAACCCAGAGCACAAAGCGACAACTTCACGCTGTTTGTTTCGTGCAACTATGGAGTGAAACTCTACTTTAAATAATAAccacaaagaaaaggaaacaaatcctcacattcgATAAGTTGGAACGATGGAAAGTTTGCAGTTTTTTGCATGTAAAACGACAATAAACTCTCAAATTTCTGGCAGTTGACTAGTTGATTAAGCAACTAATCATTTCAGGGCTAATTGTAATATAGTTGTGCATAGTTTTTAGCAAAGCATCATATTTAATAAGCACTTcatatgttttgcatgtaaagtcttatttttgtaaattaattaaaaggTACGATGTTTCACTCTGAAATGTAGTTCAGTGAAAGTATAAAGTGCCATAAAATGATAATACGCAAATCCAAAGCTTCAAATGTGTACAGTTCTTGTGTAAAAGAGTTTAACATGATTTTTGATGCAGTTCATTGATTTAGTAATACTTAAGAAATGATGTCGTCTCTCTTATATCTCTCCTTCTCTAGACCCTGTTGTCACACCTGTTGGCAAGCCTTGTTCGTCTACTTTCTATAATGTTAATGGAAGTTTTTCCTCTACTTAATGTAACTTGCTATTGGAatagatttgtgaacaatatttgttagaaaaagcaaaaaacctTTTTTGGCTTCACGTATTACAGCGACTcaaatgcagatttttattttccagccAATCTGTATATCCTAAAATGTATGTGTATTttgcaaaatacacaaaatcagCTGTATTACAACggtatgtgtgcacacagttgCTCTTTATGTACTAGTAGATTTAAAGTCAACAGAGTTGATCAAAGGTaggtaaaaataaacacagaactATTATGTACAAAAAAATAGGCAAATATAAAAAGCAACAATGACCCACAATGTACACTGTCAGTATACAAAGTAATCAGTCTATTAAGAGCCTCTAAGTCAGGTGTTTATGCTGTAAGTCCAAATTCTCCAATGACAATGTctgcttttttaaattatatgcataaatgaaatgtattgttgttattttcagaaCATGTCTGACAACCACACATCACAGACGATAAACAAGAGCGGTTTTGTTTAGCTACGTCACTGCCTGCAGTGGGAGCGGACGGAACCATGTGCGCCTtgtggaggggggtgggggcCCTCGGAGGCTGCGTTGATGTTTTAGATACAAGAAGTATTCTGTCAAACCATCTACATAGCCGATAGTATtataaaaaatggaaatgctaaTAGTGTGAAATTTCAAAATTCTCGATAAAGCAAACTTCTAATTCATACTTTTGAGTCCCCTCCCCGCTCTGGTAACTTAGTTCCACGACTCCTCTCCATTCAATACCCCTTACCGTTTTGTCTATTTTAGTTGCATTGGCCGCAAAGAAAaactatttttcatttctcactCACGTTTTCCACATTTAAACAAGCACCCACACGCTCATACACAaccacacaagcaaacaaaagacagacatggcTTTCAGCTCGACAAGCCCTCTCTGCCATGTGAGACATGTTCCTCTCATAGCGAGCCAATCACGTCGCATGTCGCCAATCACGCAAGCACACAGAGCGCTCGTGCCACAGGAAgcgtgtgaaagagagaaaaaaaaagaaataaaaaaaaaagggagcgtgtgagagagaagacTGCTTGGAAAGAACAATGGGAGTCGAAGTCGAGACCTTAAGGCCCGGAGATGGTACGGTTTTTATCATTCAGGTGACTTGTTAAGTTTATAATATTGCATTTTAAAGGTTTATTCGTTTATAACCAACGTGTTTCCCTTTTCAGGAAAGACATTTCCGGCGAAAGGACAGAATGTTACCGTGCACTACGTTGGTAAGGCATTTCTTTGCTGACTGGTCAAAGGTTACGATTTTTAATTCATCCACTTCCATTGAACCTAAAATGTCAAAGACTCCTCGCTCAAACACAAAGTCGTGGTCGATTTTGATTtgcatataaataaaattgtgTAGTTTCTCATTAGGGGAATAGCGCATTCGCTTTCGAACGCGAGAGTATGGATGCGGTGCCGTTAAGATATGTAGTACGGCTATCTTACTTTAGCACAAAGACGGGAAACGGAGAAAACGGCTAATCTAACCATCCAAACTGAACAAAACCTGATTACCGGCACCCCAATGCTCACCAATTAAGACGTTATGTCGCGATTGTTTGATCCTTTCAAAAACAAATCGCGATGCTAGTGGTTTTCTCTGATATCTcttctttgtgctaagctaagtcaAGCTAACCGTTGTATAGCTATAACGTTTGCTCGGCACTCAGCGGATAGCCGTCGAGGCGGCATCGTGTTACTGCCAAATTGTGAGCACTGGCTAACATATATAGCACCCGTTCACACTGTGTTAAAGtgctacaaaaacacacttagCACTTGTAGGAAAATGATGTGGTCAAGGGTCGCTAACAcgattttgtttgtgttgttgttgaacaGGCACGCTGACCAATGGAAAACCGTTCGACTCCTCCAGGAAACGGGGAGAGCCCTTCAATTTCAAGATTGGAGCCGGCCAAGTCATTCGTGCTTGGGATGAAGGTGTAGCTCAGGTACGGGGAGGAACTCTGACTCGATTTGACACATCAAGAGGCGTTTCCTCATCTTGGGGTTTAGTAATCAGCCTGTGAAACAGGGCTGGACAAggtggctgtttttatttacttaattTGGCATGATTCACCGTTTTAGGCAAAATGTGTCTGGGCTAAAATGCTATTGAGTGTTGCTGTTAAGTCTCGTGCTTTTAGGTCTTCATGTGCGAAACAATTGAGCTAGGATGATTAAATGCTGCCCCACCTGCAAGGccatcatggctgtgcatgttaAAAAATACACGTTACCCCTGCACAGCTTTGGACTGTCAGTAACACAgcacatttttacatatttctatatttttatacagagctgcagtgatttatCGATTAGTTGTCAGATGTAAGATTAACAGCTAACTACTTTGATAATCATTAAATCAGTTTcattgagggaaaaaaaagtcagaatttgttgattccagcttcttaaatgtgaattttcCTGGATTCTTCACTCCTCTATAacattaaactgaatatcttaAGGTTGTGGACAAACACTGATCCGTATTTTCTGAACTTTTTATTAACCAAACAAATAAATTTCAAGAAAAGTTGGAGCCCTAGCGCAGATGGAGCAGAATAATCAGCCCTTTCATTGATCTGCTGTTGGTGTGTTCCTGACATCAGCCTGATGACTGCAGACAGCTGGCAGTGCTCACGTCATTGGGAAACAGTGTTACAGTGCTGGTAGCTAGCAGCTGATACAATCATGTATAAATTATCATTTCCTTGACTTTCATTGCCCAGCTctactgtgaaaacagttgtgtaatgttttctgtggctctgtgggAGCTTTCCAAAGTCTGGACAAATATCCCCTGATGATGTCAACAGGCTTATCTCAGCTTGGTCTGAGCTGAAATTTGTATGCTATGTACCTGTTCTCAGAACTAAACATTGGGACATCTCagcttgcttttctttttcttctttttctttcagtacACCATGACTTGAAATCACTGGAGTACTCCTTTAAcagcagtgcaaacacacacaccagccagtcagtacaaaaaaacat
The Chaetodon auriga isolate fChaAug3 chromosome 12, fChaAug3.hap1, whole genome shotgun sequence genome window above contains:
- the LOC143329576 gene encoding MAM and LDL-receptor class A domain-containing protein 1-like, producing MRVNFSQGSTQSEARLQSPPLSPSSPYCQILFHFHISAESAGSLRVLMQQAEGSEAILWSRSHNTVSHWTPEHLPIGLHHQPYKVWFSGLSKGTQMDAAAADDVVAVDDISFLNCENSYQPPALSACDCSFEEPLCVWVQGAEDELDWLSRSGPTETPNTGPAGDHTTSKGNYLYIKSSPPSLKGNMAQLKSPLLPSAGEKGYCFTFWHHMFGATVGSLRMILQTADPLTKTLVWQKSGNQGDEWQLVQIHVTSQKVHQVILEATVGGEAGDIAIDDISLTSGPCPASDLCDFEEGSCNWEQQTTDDFDWVRQSGSTLNPNTGPDSDHTTNTATGHYYCLSSSAADRTGQTARMSSPLYPAGKGACMQLWYHMYGKDVGMLNVYQQSEDGKETLIFSQMGDQGRLWRFAQASLVPRVQPYRVVVEGVKSGPTQEGDMAFDDVHLADAQCPPPGHCDFESNMCSWSNLGGEVDQEDWLRGRGASPNPNTGPSVDHTTNSAHGYYLYVDSSVGESGDSSFLISDVFQPSTRGHCLTFWYHMYGSHVGALRVYVNDRKMHSGGNEEGTLKWVETGNKGDKWQEATVPVQHNESFWFVFVYQRGVNTGGDVALDDITILPGSCYSEPPINPPGDHNDMMSVGLAVALTLLAGVIISIFLFLLNRRRSTMTPQTTLNDGAVDQNSGLDLFDRVAGTSCGTESHFSFFNGLYDPSQHDTDTAVASTEA
- the LOC143329668 gene encoding uncharacterized protein LOC143329668, with amino-acid sequence MGVEVETLRPGDGKTFPAKGQNVTVHYVGTLTNGKPFDSSRKRGEPFNFKIGAGQVIRAWDEGVAQMSVGELAKLTCSPDYAYGSKGFPPIIPANSTLIFEVELLSILS